In Rhodobacteraceae bacterium LMO-JJ12, a single window of DNA contains:
- a CDS encoding TRAP transporter small permease has product MATPEPEHNADTGNDHTVVPIRIEEALGAAAMALICLISFANVVARYATNVSFAFTEEYSVFLLVFMTFIGASAAFATNEHIRITFFVQRLPRPLGQACGIISLLATTTMFSLIVYYGARVTYAEWYWEETTPGLGNPSWIYTIWLPILCLAILGRVLGRGWAHLRQGRLL; this is encoded by the coding sequence ATGGCTACGCCCGAACCAGAGCACAACGCCGATACAGGCAACGATCACACGGTCGTTCCCATCCGCATCGAGGAAGCATTGGGCGCGGCGGCGATGGCGTTGATCTGTTTGATTTCTTTCGCCAATGTTGTAGCGCGCTATGCCACCAACGTCTCCTTCGCCTTTACCGAGGAATATTCCGTTTTTCTGTTGGTGTTCATGACTTTCATAGGCGCATCCGCCGCATTTGCGACCAACGAACACATCCGCATTACCTTTTTCGTTCAGCGTTTACCGCGTCCGCTCGGCCAAGCCTGCGGCATCATCAGCCTGTTGGCCACCACCACAATGTTCTCGCTGATCGTCTATTATGGCGCGCGTGTCACCTATGCTGAGTGGTATTGGGAGGAAACGACGCCCGGTCTGGGCAATCCCTCGTGGATCTATACCATCTGGCTGCCCATCCTGTGCCTCGCCATCCTCGGCCGCGTGCTGGGGCGCGGCTGGGCGCATCTTCGTCAAGGTCGCCTCCTATGA
- a CDS encoding thiamine pyrophosphate-binding protein, with the protein MTDTNEMTGGEALARTLLAHDAGPIFGMGGFQLLPFYDAARRLGLNHHLINDERCGTFAADAYAKVSGRVGLVDATLGPGATNLVTGLVEALNAGSPIVAIVGDTHRDHSWKNMTQETHQAEILRPAAKEVIRVEAVHRIPELLARAFQVATSGRPGPVVLIVPEDVCHGTHGFNDGDFECDPRYQSAPALRCRPDAESLAKAAELLATAKRPLILAGGGVHISQASDELTKLAETAQIPVAHTMSGKGAIACTSPLSAGLFGRYDRIANDLIDASDCLLVVGCKLGEIATKRYTVPAPGKTVIHLDCVAEEMGRTYTPTLPLWGDAREGLRDLNTALKEHQAPNARKDWCANVVTKMDAWRDMARERLESEEIPVSMGRLMGELNQHLPDNAILIADGGFAAHWGGLLYDSKMAGRGFVPDRGFASIGYGLPGAIGACMAAPDRPVLALTGDGGFNMVLGEIETARRMGLSPTIIVVNNAASGYVKALQHLMYGADAYQSSDLAETDYAKIADAMGCLGLRVQTPDALAGALKQALAETGRPTVLDVVVTRDPGKMLPAADSRAVKVKKGDRIA; encoded by the coding sequence ATGACCGACACCAATGAAATGACCGGCGGCGAAGCTCTGGCCCGAACCCTTCTGGCCCATGACGCCGGACCAATCTTTGGCATGGGCGGGTTTCAACTCTTGCCGTTCTATGATGCCGCGCGCCGTCTTGGACTGAACCATCACCTGATCAACGACGAGCGCTGCGGCACCTTTGCCGCCGATGCCTATGCCAAAGTGTCTGGTCGCGTAGGACTGGTCGATGCGACGCTGGGGCCGGGAGCCACGAACCTGGTGACCGGGCTGGTCGAGGCGCTGAACGCTGGCTCACCCATCGTCGCAATCGTCGGCGATACCCACCGGGACCATTCCTGGAAGAACATGACGCAGGAAACCCATCAGGCCGAAATCCTGCGCCCCGCCGCCAAGGAAGTGATCCGTGTCGAAGCGGTCCATCGCATTCCGGAACTTCTGGCGCGCGCCTTTCAGGTCGCAACCTCTGGCCGCCCCGGTCCTGTCGTGCTGATCGTGCCCGAAGATGTCTGCCACGGCACCCACGGGTTCAATGATGGTGATTTCGAATGTGATCCGCGCTATCAATCCGCTCCTGCCCTGCGCTGTCGCCCCGACGCAGAAAGCTTGGCCAAAGCCGCCGAATTGCTCGCCACTGCCAAGCGCCCGCTGATCCTCGCGGGGGGCGGCGTGCATATCTCTCAAGCCTCCGACGAACTGACAAAACTGGCCGAAACGGCGCAGATCCCCGTCGCCCACACAATGAGCGGCAAGGGCGCGATTGCCTGCACCAGCCCGCTATCGGCGGGGCTGTTCGGGCGCTACGATCGCATTGCCAACGATCTGATCGACGCCAGCGATTGCTTGCTCGTGGTCGGCTGCAAACTGGGCGAAATTGCCACCAAACGCTATACCGTCCCCGCCCCCGGCAAGACGGTGATCCATCTCGATTGCGTGGCCGAGGAAATGGGGCGCACCTATACCCCCACCCTGCCGCTCTGGGGCGATGCCCGCGAGGGGTTGCGTGATCTGAACACGGCACTGAAAGAACACCAAGCACCCAACGCGCGCAAAGACTGGTGCGCCAATGTCGTCACCAAAATGGACGCCTGGCGCGACATGGCCCGCGAACGCCTGGAAAGCGAGGAAATACCCGTATCCATGGGCCGCCTGATGGGGGAATTGAACCAACACCTGCCCGACAACGCAATCCTGATAGCAGACGGTGGATTCGCCGCGCATTGGGGCGGGTTGCTCTATGACAGCAAGATGGCAGGGCGCGGGTTTGTGCCAGATCGCGGCTTTGCCTCAATCGGCTATGGCCTGCCGGGAGCGATCGGTGCCTGCATGGCAGCCCCCGACCGTCCGGTGCTGGCGCTGACCGGAGATGGCGGGTTCAACATGGTGTTAGGCGAGATCGAAACCGCCCGCCGCATGGGGCTGTCACCGACAATCATCGTCGTCAACAATGCCGCCTCCGGCTATGTAAAAGCGCTGCAACATCTGATGTACGGGGCAGATGCCTACCAATCCAGCGATTTGGCAGAAACCGATTACGCAAAAATCGCGGACGCTATGGGCTGCCTTGGCCTGCGCGTACAAACCCCAGATGCGCTGGCGGGTGCGTTAAAGCAGGCGCTGGCAGAAACCGGGCGGCCCACCGTATTGGATGTGGTGGTAACCCGCGATCCGGGCAAAATGCTGCCCGCCGCCGACAGCCGCGCGGTAAAGGTCAAGAAAGGCGATCGGATTGCCTGA
- a CDS encoding TRAP transporter large permease, translating to MILANVMLLTVFVVLMLLGTPIAVALGLAAAVGVWLGLDLVSLGMIGPNTYAAVAKYPLIAIPLFILTGAVFERSGVAARLVEFAQALIGPRRGGLALVAILVCMIMGGMSGSGPADAAAVATVMLPSMVKAGYPKPFTASIIAASASTAILIPPSIAMIVYSVIIPGMDLRALFAAGMIPGLLLGVAIAVPTMLLSRKYDFGADEQPERPPFWPSLRRAAPGLMAPVIILGGLRSGLFTPTETAVVAVFYGLFVGTVLYRTMGWRDVYNVLAESARISGVLMIILSLAGLFAWAGSTMGAFSATAELILGFSDNQWVILLLVMIVMLLAGMVLDGVSIYLITLPLLIPIVDAFGWSYVWFGVVMAINIAMGQFTPPVAVNLMVTAKIANIPLESTFRWVGWLLFAMAVALALIIIFPEIALWLPRLLGYRIT from the coding sequence ATGATCCTTGCCAATGTGATGCTGCTGACGGTCTTCGTGGTGCTGATGCTGTTGGGGACACCGATTGCCGTGGCACTGGGGTTGGCCGCCGCAGTGGGGGTCTGGCTCGGCTTGGATCTGGTGTCGCTGGGCATGATTGGGCCGAATACCTATGCCGCCGTCGCCAAATATCCACTGATCGCGATCCCGCTGTTCATCCTGACCGGGGCAGTGTTCGAACGCTCGGGCGTGGCGGCACGGCTTGTTGAATTCGCGCAGGCGCTGATCGGGCCGCGCCGGGGCGGTCTGGCACTGGTGGCAATCCTTGTCTGCATGATAATGGGCGGTATGTCCGGTTCCGGCCCGGCCGATGCTGCCGCCGTCGCAACTGTCATGTTGCCGTCAATGGTCAAGGCCGGATACCCCAAACCGTTCACCGCCTCTATCATCGCGGCAAGTGCCTCCACCGCGATCCTTATCCCGCCGTCCATCGCGATGATCGTCTATTCGGTGATCATTCCAGGCATGGACCTGCGCGCACTGTTTGCGGCGGGCATGATTCCGGGGCTTCTTCTGGGTGTCGCCATTGCGGTGCCGACGATGCTCCTGTCGCGCAAATATGATTTTGGTGCCGACGAACAACCCGAACGCCCGCCGTTCTGGCCCAGCCTGCGCCGCGCCGCACCCGGCCTAATGGCGCCGGTGATCATTCTTGGCGGTTTGCGTTCGGGCCTGTTTACCCCGACCGAAACCGCAGTCGTCGCAGTGTTCTACGGGCTGTTCGTCGGCACCGTTCTCTATCGCACGATGGGTTGGCGCGATGTCTACAACGTGCTGGCCGAAAGTGCTCGTATCTCCGGCGTGCTGATGATCATTCTCTCGCTGGCGGGGCTTTTCGCCTGGGCCGGATCGACAATGGGCGCGTTTTCCGCCACCGCCGAGTTGATCCTTGGATTCAGCGATAACCAATGGGTCATTCTGCTGCTGGTAATGATCGTCATGCTATTGGCCGGTATGGTGCTGGACGGCGTGTCGATCTATCTGATCACCTTGCCGCTGCTGATCCCGATCGTCGACGCATTTGGCTGGTCCTATGTCTGGTTCGGCGTGGTCATGGCGATCAATATCGCCATGGGCCAATTCACCCCACCCGTCGCCGTCAATCTGATGGTGACGGCCAAAATTGCCAATATACCACTGGAATCAACATTCCGCTGGGTCGGCTGGCTGCTCTTTGCAATGGCGGTGGCGTTGGCCCTTATCATCATCTTTCCCGAAATCGCCCTCTGGCTGCCACGGCTGCTGGGCTACCGCATCACATGA
- a CDS encoding thiamine pyrophosphate-dependent dehydrogenase E1 component subunit alpha: protein MTNMTNIDRDRFLGLLRLMHRIRAFEEAAIGAQKDGLVLGAIHPSIGQEAVAAGICANLQKADLMLSTHRGHGHTLAKGADPLAMMRELFGRAGGTCGGKGGSMHIADFGVGMLGANGVVGANIPIATGAAHGLKLQGTQQIVACIFGDGAINRGPFLEGLNWARVFDLPVLFVCEDNGFSATTRTAEMIGGAGAGARAESIGIPAIEVDGNDLLELDAAARAAISDIRAGKGPMLLHAKTYRITGHTAVDPASYRPAEEVEAARATCPIARLESTLRLADVSDDDLAKLHAEAAREMNDIAAQAQATDWPDAALAYADVQDIGDPSERAF from the coding sequence ATGACAAACATGACCAACATCGATCGCGATAGGTTTCTGGGACTGCTGCGTTTGATGCATCGCATCCGCGCCTTTGAAGAGGCGGCGATCGGCGCGCAGAAGGATGGTCTGGTGCTCGGCGCGATCCATCCCTCCATCGGGCAGGAGGCCGTGGCGGCCGGCATCTGTGCCAATTTGCAAAAGGCCGATCTGATGCTCTCGACCCACCGCGGCCATGGTCATACATTGGCCAAGGGCGCAGACCCTCTGGCCATGATGCGCGAACTTTTCGGGCGCGCCGGGGGCACCTGCGGCGGCAAGGGCGGATCAATGCACATCGCCGATTTCGGTGTCGGGATGCTGGGCGCGAACGGCGTCGTCGGGGCCAACATCCCGATCGCGACAGGGGCGGCACATGGGCTGAAACTGCAAGGCACGCAACAAATCGTTGCCTGCATTTTTGGAGACGGGGCGATCAACCGCGGCCCGTTTCTGGAAGGGCTGAACTGGGCCCGCGTCTTCGATCTGCCGGTGCTGTTCGTCTGCGAGGATAACGGATTTTCCGCCACTACGCGCACTGCCGAAATGATCGGCGGAGCGGGTGCAGGCGCGCGAGCCGAGAGTATCGGCATCCCCGCAATCGAGGTCGATGGAAACGATTTGCTCGAACTTGATGCCGCAGCGCGCGCAGCAATCAGCGACATTCGTGCGGGCAAGGGACCAATGCTGCTGCATGCGAAAACCTACCGCATCACCGGTCATACTGCCGTCGATCCCGCCTCTTATCGGCCTGCCGAAGAAGTTGAGGCAGCGCGCGCCACCTGCCCCATCGCGCGGCTGGAATCGACGCTACGGCTGGCAGACGTTTCAGATGACGACCTGGCAAAACTGCACGCCGAGGCCGCACGCGAAATGAACGACATCGCCGCTCAAGCACAAGCGACCGACTGGCCCGACGCCGCGCTGGCCTATGCGGATGTTCAGGACATTGGCGATCCGAGCGAAAGGGCATTCTGA
- a CDS encoding IclR family transcriptional regulator: MMLRALADGASEGTRLARVADATGLGKSTVLRLLKALIEVGYVEFDHKAKLYRLGYDLFLLGQSARRFHIIELARPGLDRIAAETGDTVFLSVRDGTMAHCVDRRTGSYPIRTLTLSVGDKRPLGVGAGSLALLAFEDDAEIASILGANSAERRAFERFGDADLHAMISATRKSGHAYNDGRIVTAMNAVGVPVLDAGGRVAAALSVAAIQERMTPERRQWIADLLTQEAKILRGLLDERNRTFAATAPARDGERV; encoded by the coding sequence ATGATGCTGCGCGCGTTGGCTGATGGCGCCAGCGAAGGCACGCGCCTTGCCCGTGTGGCCGATGCAACGGGCCTGGGAAAATCCACTGTGCTGCGCCTGCTCAAAGCACTGATCGAGGTGGGTTACGTCGAATTCGACCATAAAGCCAAACTTTACCGACTGGGCTACGACCTGTTTCTGCTAGGGCAATCTGCGCGGCGTTTTCATATTATCGAACTGGCGCGGCCCGGATTGGATCGGATAGCTGCAGAAACCGGCGACACCGTGTTTCTGTCGGTACGCGACGGCACCATGGCACATTGCGTCGATCGGCGCACCGGATCCTATCCGATCCGCACGCTGACGCTGTCGGTTGGTGACAAACGCCCGCTTGGCGTGGGCGCCGGATCGCTCGCGCTGCTGGCGTTCGAGGACGATGCAGAAATCGCCTCGATTCTGGGCGCCAACAGCGCCGAACGTCGCGCCTTTGAAAGGTTCGGCGATGCCGACCTGCACGCGATGATCTCTGCGACCCGAAAAAGCGGACATGCCTACAACGACGGGCGAATCGTCACCGCAATGAACGCCGTCGGCGTGCCGGTGCTTGACGCGGGCGGACGCGTCGCGGCCGCTCTGTCTGTCGCCGCCATTCAAGAACGCATGACACCCGAGCGGCGGCAGTGGATCGCGGATCTGCTTACGCAGGAGGCGAAGATACTGCGCGGCCTCTTGGATGAACGAAACCGAACCTTCGCGGCAACCGCCCCCGCCCGTGATGGAGAAAGAGTGTAA
- a CDS encoding alpha-ketoacid dehydrogenase subunit beta → MAPDTYLNAGRRAVIEEMKRDDAVWALGEDLGRGGVFGQYSGLQEMFGTARICDTPISEACIMGAAVGAAMTGTRPVVEMRFSDFALCAVDELVNQAAKARYMFGGQMRVPMVVREPIGIWRSSAAQHSQSLEAWYAHIPGLVVVAPSTPADNLGLLKSAIRCDDPVVYMEHKNLWALEGDLPEGDHLVELGKADIARPGDTVTIVTWSAMRHACLRAADTLAQTGIEVEVIDLRTLWPWDRDAVFASVRRTGRLLVVHEAVSVAGFGAEIAASVAEALHHDLKAPVRRLGAPRIPIAYAPALEDCARVSDTAIIDAVQGLVTPRTAA, encoded by the coding sequence ATGGCACCCGACACTTATCTGAACGCAGGCCGCCGCGCCGTGATCGAGGAAATGAAGCGCGACGATGCGGTCTGGGCATTGGGCGAAGATCTGGGCCGGGGCGGAGTATTCGGCCAGTATAGTGGCCTGCAGGAGATGTTCGGCACCGCGCGAATTTGCGACACCCCCATTTCCGAGGCGTGCATCATGGGCGCCGCCGTCGGTGCCGCAATGACCGGCACGCGCCCCGTTGTTGAAATGCGGTTTTCCGACTTCGCACTATGTGCTGTTGATGAATTGGTCAATCAGGCGGCCAAGGCGCGCTACATGTTCGGAGGGCAGATGCGTGTGCCAATGGTGGTTCGCGAACCCATCGGCATCTGGCGCTCATCAGCCGCGCAACACTCGCAATCGCTTGAAGCATGGTATGCCCATATTCCGGGACTGGTAGTGGTTGCACCTTCGACCCCCGCCGACAACCTCGGACTGTTGAAATCCGCAATCCGCTGCGACGACCCCGTGGTCTATATGGAGCACAAGAACCTCTGGGCATTGGAAGGCGATTTGCCCGAGGGTGACCATCTGGTGGAGCTGGGCAAGGCCGACATCGCCCGCCCGGGCGATACGGTCACAATCGTCACATGGTCAGCAATGCGCCACGCCTGTCTGCGTGCCGCCGATACACTGGCGCAAACCGGCATCGAGGTTGAGGTTATCGACCTGCGCACGCTCTGGCCGTGGGACCGCGATGCGGTGTTTGCCTCGGTCCGCCGCACCGGTCGGCTTTTGGTGGTCCACGAAGCGGTCAGCGTCGCTGGCTTTGGCGCCGAGATCGCGGCCAGTGTAGCCGAGGCGCTGCACCATGACCTCAAGGCGCCGGTCCGTCGGCTGGGCGCGCCCCGCATCCCCATCGCTTATGCACCCGCGCTGGAAGACTGCGCACGGGTCAGCGATACCGCTATTATCGATGCTGTGCAGGGCCTTGTCACCCCGCGCACCGCTGCCTGA
- a CDS encoding DctP family TRAP transporter solute-binding subunit: MQIFKTIIATGAAVACLGVGAAIAQDYKDEYRVSTVVPAPFPWGIAAEKWAELTAERTDGRIKLKVYPGVQLVQGDQTREFTAMRQGVIDMAVGSTINWSPQITELNLFSLPFLMPDYAALDALTQGPVGEKIFEIVQAKGAVPLAWAENGFREVTNSKHPIRKPEDMAGLKLRVVGSPIFSDMFSAMGANPTQMSWADAQPALTTGAVDGQENPLTIYSVLNMHELGQSNVTLWHYVADPLIFAVNQQVWDSFTPEDQEILRQAAIDAGAHGIDVARKGLTDGDTALIDEIKGHGVEVISLTEEERQAFVDVTRPVYDAWKEKIGADLVNMAEESIANR, encoded by the coding sequence ATGCAAATTTTCAAAACCATTATCGCTACCGGGGCAGCCGTTGCCTGTCTGGGCGTAGGCGCCGCTATTGCTCAGGATTACAAAGACGAATACCGCGTCTCGACCGTCGTGCCTGCGCCTTTTCCCTGGGGCATCGCCGCAGAAAAGTGGGCCGAACTGACCGCAGAACGAACCGATGGCCGCATCAAACTCAAGGTCTATCCCGGTGTGCAGCTTGTGCAGGGCGATCAGACCCGCGAATTTACCGCGATGCGTCAGGGCGTGATCGACATGGCGGTCGGATCGACCATCAACTGGTCACCGCAAATCACCGAACTAAACCTGTTTTCTTTGCCGTTCCTGATGCCAGATTACGCGGCTTTGGACGCACTGACACAGGGGCCGGTGGGCGAAAAGATTTTCGAGATCGTGCAGGCCAAAGGTGCCGTACCGCTAGCATGGGCTGAAAACGGCTTCCGCGAAGTGACCAACTCCAAACACCCGATCCGCAAGCCCGAGGATATGGCGGGTCTGAAATTGCGTGTCGTCGGCTCGCCAATCTTCAGCGATATGTTCAGCGCGATGGGGGCCAACCCTACTCAGATGAGCTGGGCAGATGCACAACCGGCCCTTACCACCGGTGCCGTTGACGGGCAGGAAAACCCGTTGACCATCTACTCGGTGCTGAACATGCATGAATTGGGTCAGAGCAACGTAACCCTCTGGCATTACGTCGCCGACCCGCTGATCTTTGCGGTAAACCAGCAGGTATGGGACAGCTTCACACCCGAAGATCAGGAGATTCTGCGTCAGGCCGCAATTGATGCGGGCGCACATGGGATCGACGTGGCGCGCAAGGGGCTGACCGATGGCGACACTGCGCTGATTGACGAGATCAAGGGCCACGGCGTCGAAGTGATCTCGCTGACCGAAGAAGAGCGTCAGGCGTTCGTCGATGTGACCCGCCCGGTCTATGATGCCTGGAAAGAAAAGATCGGTGCTGATCTGGTCAATATGGCCGAAGAATCCATCGCCAACCGGTGA